One window from the genome of Hyperolius riggenbachi isolate aHypRig1 chromosome 6, aHypRig1.pri, whole genome shotgun sequence encodes:
- the LOC137521641 gene encoding protein phosphatase 1 regulatory subunit 15B-like, translating into MSLYYLSFGSYWRNLSSPLTHWHRGTAFQVDTVKYHPEMLAVHTRLGTDVVMWTMAARITQSIFLLARNLINRRSIGWKMLPEAWKSRLFQTLWWMCWNVIDLLLAVEVTRVYVYKNMSKHTACCCKGQSMNTISIQCRWGCEPEMTEQKMVLKDKRPSLSMETLHEKMDIEADCEQKVFFSMDEDCDQTVSGMNEDCPHKVFSDMDIMVTKDALLSSCTNPLILSMVCVPSEDGESSPSEESSLSESECEDDNSESESGDDQPELDEASSEDKDSVKEDSSLEETSVDSGMQESWTPKSKDEVDHSDDESDWSDEDDSWDEESDADYNQNDDLWASFCRADDPYNPLSFSMPTRSPDHKVTQGREAFDASCEIDESSAKRCSIVENEDCEKVVNCSKKSLAKKPVLSSFKCSHKCASRKEESESPEELREQVNVPVKKVRFSSSVAVHHIVAWNYAYRMARKGPWEEYARDHCRFQKRIAETEAAIGYCLESRHREKIWAALYSN; encoded by the exons ATGAGTCTCTACTACCTTAGTTTTGGCTCCTACTGGAGGAATCTCAGCTCTCCACTGACCCATTGGCATAGAGGAACTGCCTTCCAGGTGGACACAGTGAAATACCATCCAGAAATGCTGGCTGTCCATACTAGGCTGGGGACAGATGTGGTGATGTGGACCATGGCTGCCAGAATTACGCAGTCCATATTTCTCCTGGCTAGAAATCTAATAAACAGAAGATCAATAGGCTGGAAGATGCTTCCTGAAGCGTGGAAGAGTAGGCTGTTCCAAACTCTATGGTGGATGTGCTGGAATGTCATAGATCTTTTATTAGCTGTGGAGGTGACTAGAGTGTATGTTTACAAGAACATGTCCAAACATACAGCGTGTTGTTGTAAAGGACAGTCCATGAATACGATCTCTATTCAGTGTCGCTGGGGCTGTGAGCCTGAAATGACTGAACAGAAAATGGTCCTGAAAGATAAAAGGCCCAGCCTCAGTATGGAGACTCTTCATGAAAAAATGGACATCGAGGCAGATTGTGAACAGAAAGTGTTTTTCAGTATGGATGAGGATTGTGATCAGACAGTTTCTGGCATGAATGAGGATTGTCCTCACAAAGTGTTTTCTGACATGGACATTATGGTGACCAAAGATGCACTACTTTCATCCTGCACAAACCCTCTCATTCTTTCAATGGTCTGTGTACCATCAGAAGATGGAGAGTCCTCTCCATCTGAAGAGTCCAGTCTCAGCGAATCTGAATGTGAAGATGACAATTCAGAGTCTGAATCTGGGGATGACCAGCCTGAACTGGATGAGGCTAGTTCTGAAGATAAAGATTCTGTCAAGGAGGACTCTTCCCTTGAAGAAACCTCTGTGGACAGCGGTATGCAGGAGTCCTGGACTCCCAAGTCTAAGGACGAAGTGGATCACAGTGATGATGAAAGTGATTGGTCTGACGAAGATGACTCATGGGATGAAGAAAGTGATGCAGATTACAACCAAAATGACGACTTGTGGGCATCATTTTGTAGGGCTGATGACCCATATAACCCCCTATCTTTTTCTATGCCTACAAGAAGCCCTGACCATAAGGTCACACAAGGAAGAGAGGCATTTGATGCCAGTTGTGAAATTGATGAGAGCAGTGCCAAAAGATGTTCTATAGTAGAAAACGAGGACTGTGAAAAAGTTGTGAACTGTTCTAAGAAATCACTTGCCAAGAAGCCGGTTCTTTCAAGTTTTAAATGTTCTCACAAGTGTGCGAGCCGGAAGGAAGAGTCTGAATCCCCGGAAGAATTAAGGGAGCAAGTAAATGTGCCTGTTAAGAAG GTGCGTTTCTCATCCAGTGTTGCTGTACACCATATAGTTGCATGGAACTATGCTTACCGAATGGCTCGCAAAGGACCATGGGAAGAGTATGCTCGGGACCACTGTCGCTTCCAGAAACGCATTGCAGAAACAGAAGCTGCCATTGGCTACTGCCTTGAATCTCGTCATAGAGAAAAGATCTGGGCTGCTTTATACAGTAACTGA